From the Maioricimonas rarisocia genome, one window contains:
- a CDS encoding sigma 54-interacting transcriptional regulator has protein sequence MFTVYRRNRYYIAALAGASIGYAVLALAYIATSPDIGLRCLLEATDAPHAGSGVTIQGAVRPLDDSKGYIPEVGDVLVQIHDRPIRTLVDFVQAQAELRDAQVDDGGDLAMGADPSELSRVSTLTLVEYYDHTRLVRVRFHPPGETRVRDGWLWLHSQPSGGVLASLLWALVQAAIVAVAAFACWKRPFDRTMWIFFNLTALTLIAYVGGSHWWVIAGSMWLTLPFLVAAVLLPVVLLHFFVVFPSRKRMLVGTAHWVLAGLYAIPVLVIAAGSLLILFTWWASGLGAIEGPFGELVSQWSGDLLARLLGGLRVGIYAYMLLAAGYFALSVASIVQSLFRTQDVSELGQVRWLLAGSLAGAVPVAYTLYLAYFDRAAFALGAGRLPMWLASIAFMLAYAVGIARYKLALVDELINRGMRYYLVSTAVTLTFSLTIALGAFAAWRKGPPLFGHQVAVVIVLALSVVGLFWLRDRVQQMIDRRFFREKYQLNRALSRVNRAVSGLVEQGAVADDMLASCCEVLRVDRAGLYMRNEESSRFRLVDSVGADHFPLTIEADSETLSLLDDGTSLQRAPGGHPGPQRLLRTLQAELVHGLTLDGELTGLVALGAKTAGGGYTAEDATFLTAVSRLTGVALHCAKVHEDITRLNEDLQLKIDKISEQSRQIELLQGQLAGEARPRQLARSDEFRRDGIKGNSPAMQQVLATVRKVAVSESSVLIRGESGTGKELLAKSIHDNSDRRSGPLVTVHCAALSPSLLESELFGHVKGAFTDAREDKVGRFALADGGSLFLDEIGDVSLDVQVKLLRVLQERTFEPVGGSRSMTVDVRLIAATHQNLERLIAAGKFREDLYYRLNVITVTLPPLRERRDDIFELAVHFLRRATERSGKRIVRITDEALEALRQYDWPGNIRELQNVMERAVVLAEGEQITFGDLPGEVQTGGSRRLTSDIVEVKSSPVLLTHADVPRQTTAARRSRRRDPMQEQAELQAALNESDGNKAEAARLLGLPRSTFYSKLKKFGLG, from the coding sequence GTGTTCACTGTCTACAGGCGGAATCGCTACTACATCGCGGCGCTGGCAGGTGCGAGCATCGGCTATGCGGTGCTGGCGCTCGCGTACATCGCGACCAGTCCGGACATCGGCCTGCGCTGCCTGCTCGAGGCGACCGACGCACCGCACGCCGGCTCCGGGGTGACGATTCAGGGAGCGGTGCGGCCTCTCGATGATTCCAAGGGATACATTCCCGAAGTCGGGGACGTGCTTGTCCAGATTCATGATCGTCCCATCCGGACGCTCGTCGACTTCGTCCAGGCGCAGGCGGAATTGCGCGACGCACAGGTGGACGACGGCGGCGACCTGGCGATGGGGGCCGATCCAAGCGAGCTGAGTCGGGTTTCGACGCTGACGCTCGTCGAGTACTACGATCACACGCGTCTGGTGCGGGTCCGCTTTCATCCACCCGGTGAGACGCGGGTGCGGGACGGGTGGCTCTGGCTGCACAGTCAGCCATCGGGAGGAGTACTCGCCTCTCTGTTGTGGGCGCTGGTTCAGGCGGCGATCGTTGCGGTTGCCGCGTTCGCCTGCTGGAAACGTCCCTTCGACCGAACGATGTGGATCTTCTTCAATCTCACGGCTCTCACGCTGATTGCGTATGTGGGTGGAAGCCACTGGTGGGTGATCGCCGGTTCGATGTGGCTGACACTGCCGTTTCTCGTGGCGGCGGTCCTGCTGCCGGTCGTGCTGCTCCACTTCTTCGTCGTGTTTCCGAGCCGAAAGCGGATGCTGGTCGGTACGGCCCACTGGGTACTCGCGGGGTTGTATGCCATTCCGGTGCTCGTGATTGCCGCCGGTTCGCTGCTGATCCTCTTCACGTGGTGGGCTTCGGGGCTGGGGGCGATCGAGGGGCCGTTCGGCGAACTGGTCTCACAGTGGTCTGGAGATCTGCTGGCCAGGTTGCTGGGCGGGTTACGTGTGGGGATCTACGCCTACATGCTGCTGGCGGCAGGCTACTTTGCACTCAGTGTCGCTTCGATCGTCCAGAGCCTGTTTCGCACACAGGACGTCTCGGAACTGGGACAGGTCCGCTGGCTGCTCGCGGGAAGTCTCGCCGGTGCCGTGCCGGTCGCCTACACGCTGTATCTGGCGTACTTCGACCGGGCTGCTTTCGCGTTGGGGGCGGGGCGGCTGCCGATGTGGCTGGCCAGCATTGCGTTCATGCTGGCTTACGCGGTGGGCATCGCCCGCTACAAGCTGGCACTTGTCGACGAGTTGATCAATCGGGGCATGCGGTACTACCTGGTGAGTACCGCTGTGACGCTCACCTTCAGCCTGACGATCGCCCTGGGGGCGTTTGCTGCCTGGCGGAAGGGGCCGCCGCTGTTCGGTCACCAGGTGGCGGTGGTGATCGTGCTCGCCCTGTCGGTGGTGGGGCTGTTCTGGCTGCGGGATCGCGTGCAGCAGATGATCGACCGCCGCTTCTTCCGCGAGAAGTACCAGTTGAACCGGGCCCTCAGCCGCGTCAACCGGGCCGTCAGCGGCCTCGTCGAACAGGGGGCCGTCGCCGACGATATGCTGGCGTCCTGCTGCGAAGTTCTTCGTGTCGATCGTGCGGGGCTGTACATGCGGAACGAGGAAAGCAGTCGCTTCCGCCTCGTCGACTCGGTCGGGGCCGATCACTTTCCGCTGACGATCGAAGCGGACAGCGAGACCCTCTCGCTGCTCGACGACGGGACGTCACTGCAGCGTGCCCCGGGGGGCCATCCGGGGCCACAGCGTCTGTTGCGGACATTGCAGGCCGAACTCGTCCACGGGCTGACGCTGGACGGGGAGCTGACGGGGCTGGTGGCCCTCGGCGCCAAGACTGCTGGTGGCGGGTACACCGCCGAGGACGCCACATTTCTCACTGCGGTCAGCCGGTTGACCGGCGTGGCGCTGCACTGCGCGAAAGTGCACGAAGACATCACGCGACTTAACGAAGATCTGCAGCTGAAGATCGACAAGATCTCCGAGCAGAGCCGGCAGATCGAGTTGCTTCAAGGGCAACTGGCCGGCGAAGCCCGGCCCCGGCAGCTCGCCAGGTCGGACGAATTCCGGCGCGACGGGATCAAGGGAAACAGCCCGGCGATGCAGCAGGTGCTTGCCACGGTTCGCAAGGTGGCCGTCAGCGAGTCCTCCGTTCTGATTCGCGGCGAGAGCGGAACCGGCAAGGAACTGCTCGCAAAGTCGATTCATGACAACAGCGACCGTCGCAGCGGTCCTCTGGTGACAGTTCACTGTGCCGCCCTGTCCCCCTCGCTGCTCGAAAGTGAACTGTTCGGCCACGTCAAAGGGGCGTTCACCGACGCCCGCGAAGACAAGGTGGGGCGATTCGCTCTGGCAGACGGCGGGTCGCTGTTCCTGGATGAAATCGGCGACGTCTCGCTCGATGTGCAGGTCAAACTCCTGCGCGTGCTGCAGGAGCGGACCTTCGAGCCGGTGGGCGGGAGCCGGTCGATGACCGTCGATGTCCGCCTTATCGCGGCCACGCACCAGAATCTCGAGCGACTGATTGCTGCCGGCAAGTTCCGGGAAGACCTCTACTACCGGCTGAACGTGATTACGGTCACGCTGCCGCCGCTCAGGGAACGCCGGGACGATATCTTCGAACTGGCCGTGCACTTCCTGCGCAGGGCCACGGAGCGGAGCGGCAAGCGGATTGTCCGGATTACCGACGAAGCGCTTGAAGCACTGCGGCAGTACGACTGGCCGGGGAACATCCGGGAACTGCAGAACGTCATGGAGCGGGCCGTCGTGCTGGCCGAGGGAGAGCAGATTACCTTCGGCGATCTTCCCGGCGAAGTTCAGACCGGTGGCTCCCGTCGCCTGACCTCCGACATCGTCGAGGTGAAGTCGAGCCCGGTGCTGCTGACTCATGCAGACGTCCCGAGGCAGACCACCGCGGCGCGGCGCAGTCGACGACGCGATCCGATGCAGGAACAGGCCGAACTGCAGGCCGCACTCAACGAGTCGGACGGGAACAAGGCGGAAGCCGCCCGGCTGCTGGGGCTGCCCCGCAGCACGTTCTACAGCAAGCTGAAGAAGTTCGGCCTGGGGTGA
- a CDS encoding YybH family protein: MVRTGLLSLGICAAAVLSFVPRPGVAQDDIAPGSVTEQEAAIHQAAVRFVELYNAGDADGIAALFAPDAEIMTRSGDAVRGRESIRASFAETFARTPDAAISLRMDDLRFLTDDVAVERGVTTYYPDGESPTVESRYTVVHVRKDGTWLMSAARTVEDVVLSNRERLRALEWLVGDWVDEGADSVVEASYAWSEDGNYLLQSFRVRTGSGVLMEGTQRIGWDPQAKRIRSWIFDSDGGFGEGVWTQVGDEWIVKLQSVLKDGSSAFSSRRLTPRGPDHIIVSMTDRVVDGESLPDLQVTMARRPPLPVDESE; the protein is encoded by the coding sequence ATGGTGCGAACCGGTCTGCTTTCGTTGGGCATCTGTGCGGCAGCGGTGTTGTCGTTCGTGCCCCGTCCGGGCGTTGCCCAGGATGACATCGCTCCCGGCTCCGTCACCGAGCAGGAAGCGGCGATCCATCAGGCAGCGGTGCGTTTCGTCGAGCTGTACAACGCCGGGGATGCCGACGGAATTGCAGCTCTCTTTGCTCCCGATGCCGAGATCATGACCCGCAGTGGTGACGCCGTGCGTGGTCGCGAGTCGATCCGGGCATCTTTCGCCGAGACGTTCGCCCGTACACCGGATGCCGCGATCAGTCTGCGGATGGATGACCTGAGGTTCCTCACCGACGATGTCGCCGTCGAGCGCGGAGTGACGACGTACTACCCCGATGGCGAGTCCCCGACGGTCGAGAGCCGCTACACGGTCGTGCACGTCCGCAAGGACGGAACCTGGCTGATGTCCGCCGCCCGCACCGTCGAGGACGTGGTTCTCTCCAATCGCGAGCGACTTCGCGCACTGGAGTGGCTGGTCGGCGACTGGGTCGATGAAGGGGCTGATTCGGTTGTCGAGGCCTCGTATGCCTGGTCGGAGGACGGCAACTACCTGCTGCAGTCGTTTCGCGTGCGAACCGGCTCCGGCGTGCTGATGGAAGGAACGCAGCGGATCGGATGGGATCCTCAGGCGAAGCGGATCCGGTCGTGGATCTTCGATTCCGATGGGGGCTTTGGCGAGGGAGTCTGGACCCAGGTGGGCGATGAATGGATCGTAAAGCTGCAGTCCGTCCTCAAGGATGGTTCGAGCGCCTTCTCGTCCCGACGTCTGACGCCTCGCGGGCCGGATCACATCATCGTCTCGATGACCGATCGTGTCGTGGACGGCGAGTCGCTGCCCGACCTGCAGGTGACCATGGCACGTCGTCCGCCGCTTCCGGTCGACGAATCCGAGTGA
- a CDS encoding type I 3-dehydroquinate dehydratase produces the protein MICITVTPTSRTLAKADLLNAARHGDIVELCLDHFVKEPDVADLIKSIDKPLIVSCRRPEEGGHWKGTEEERLMLLRQAIVAGPDYVELDLDIAPQVPRFGKTRRVISFTRLDQPETDVNHVFYEAANAKADVVKFTWPTPTIDDAWPLLAAVSQKRILPVVGMGLGPAELTFSLLGRKYGSPWIYAALEHGMEAHEGQATVFELDEDYHCRAIGPKTVFVAIAGFGPAQTMTTRILNNAFEQSGMNVRCLPFVPDDLSRLKKMLDVLKIKAVLVSGGLGRAILPLADEIDKHDQHSQYIDLLLKRDDHWHGYNTLWRSGLKAIETAMGKSDANPRPLDRQNVLILGNGGIAESMVYAVRRRDGLVSVVGPNDKEAQRVASENECRFVPYQSLYDTLAEVVILADPKLRAGHSHGAVNPSFLNPGQTVIDVSDPPRETDLFSEARLRGCRLIEPTAVYRDQIAAQFKALTGREIPADAVDSALSEG, from the coding sequence GTGATCTGTATCACCGTCACTCCCACGTCACGCACGCTCGCCAAGGCCGATCTGCTCAACGCCGCCCGGCACGGCGACATTGTCGAACTCTGTCTCGATCATTTCGTCAAGGAGCCGGACGTTGCCGACCTCATCAAGTCGATCGACAAGCCGCTGATCGTCTCCTGCCGTCGCCCCGAAGAAGGGGGGCACTGGAAAGGGACCGAAGAGGAACGGCTGATGCTGCTGCGGCAGGCCATCGTCGCCGGTCCCGATTACGTCGAACTCGACCTCGACATCGCTCCGCAGGTGCCCCGATTCGGCAAGACCAGGCGGGTGATCAGCTTCACCCGGCTCGACCAGCCGGAGACCGACGTCAATCACGTTTTCTACGAAGCGGCCAATGCCAAAGCCGACGTGGTGAAGTTCACCTGGCCGACTCCCACCATCGACGATGCGTGGCCGCTGCTGGCCGCGGTCAGCCAGAAACGGATCCTTCCCGTCGTCGGCATGGGACTCGGACCGGCGGAACTGACGTTCTCGCTGCTGGGCCGCAAGTACGGTTCCCCGTGGATCTACGCCGCTCTCGAGCACGGAATGGAGGCCCACGAGGGCCAGGCGACCGTCTTCGAACTCGACGAGGACTACCACTGCCGCGCCATTGGACCGAAGACCGTCTTTGTGGCGATCGCCGGTTTCGGTCCGGCCCAGACGATGACCACTCGGATTCTCAACAATGCGTTCGAACAGTCGGGGATGAACGTCCGCTGCCTGCCGTTCGTGCCGGATGACCTCAGCCGACTGAAGAAGATGCTTGACGTCCTCAAGATCAAGGCGGTGCTGGTGAGCGGCGGCCTGGGCCGTGCGATCCTGCCCCTGGCCGACGAGATCGACAAACACGATCAGCACAGCCAGTACATCGACCTGCTGTTGAAACGGGACGACCACTGGCACGGCTACAACACACTGTGGCGCAGCGGACTGAAAGCAATCGAAACAGCGATGGGGAAGTCGGACGCCAACCCGCGACCACTGGATCGCCAGAACGTGCTGATCCTCGGCAACGGAGGCATTGCGGAATCGATGGTGTACGCAGTCCGTCGCCGGGACGGACTGGTGAGCGTCGTCGGCCCGAACGACAAGGAAGCCCAGCGCGTCGCAAGTGAGAACGAATGCCGCTTCGTGCCGTATCAGAGCCTCTACGACACGCTGGCCGAGGTCGTCATCCTCGCCGACCCGAAGCTGCGGGCCGGCCACAGTCATGGTGCCGTGAACCCATCGTTTCTCAATCCGGGACAGACGGTCATCGACGTCAGCGACCCGCCGCGGGAAACGGATCTGTTCAGCGAAGCGCGGCTGCGGGGCTGCCGGCTGATCGAGCCGACCGCCGTCTACCGCGACCAGATTGCCGCTCAGTTCAAGGCGCTCACCGGCCGGGAGATCCCTGCGGACGCCGTCGACTCGGCACTCAGCGAGGGCTGA